A window of the bacterium genome harbors these coding sequences:
- a CDS encoding ABC transporter ATP-binding protein, with the protein MSVMADDDQILGRAYDARLIRRLLRYVRPYRRIVTWSIAFLLIASATDLAGPWLYRIAIDRYIAPHTSGTPAAGTLGQAADVRGLAGIAALYVAILCVGFAARWLQSNLMQYVGQRVMADLRVQMFEHLQALSAGFFTREPVGRLVTRVTNDVDALNELITSGVVAIFGDIATLVGITVVMLWMNWRLALAAFTVLPLVYAVTDRFRLRSRGAYRAVRTRLARLNAFLAEHLMGMTVTQLFNQERRSRRRFGELNTSLLDANLDSTWNFSQFYPAIQLLGAVGVAVLLWYGGGQVVRHVTTLGVLVATIQYAERFFDPLRDLSDKFNILQAAMASSERIFRVLDEPVTVQDPPRPVALPTVRGRIEFRDVWFAYENDETWALRGISFTVEPGQAVALVGHTGAGKTSILNLLTRFYDPQRGRVLVDGVDVRDVSQRDLRRHIGLVLQDVFLFAGTVESNIRLGNPDLTTEDVRRAAERVGADRFIEALPGGYAAELRERGAGLSVGQKQLIAFARALAANPEILLVLDEATSSVDTQTEALIRHAMATVLRGRTSITIAHRLSTIQHADRILVLHRGRIAEEGRHHDLLRRNGIYAKLYRLQFEEQERGAAG; encoded by the coding sequence ATGAGCGTCATGGCGGACGACGACCAGATTCTCGGCCGCGCCTACGACGCGCGCCTGATCCGGCGGCTGTTGCGCTATGTGCGGCCGTATCGCCGCATCGTCACGTGGTCGATCGCGTTCCTGTTGATCGCGTCTGCGACCGACCTGGCCGGCCCCTGGTTGTACCGGATCGCGATCGACCGGTACATCGCCCCGCACACCTCCGGCACGCCGGCGGCGGGGACCCTCGGGCAGGCAGCGGACGTCCGGGGCCTCGCCGGGATCGCCGCGCTGTACGTCGCGATCCTGTGCGTCGGCTTCGCGGCCCGGTGGCTGCAGAGCAACTTGATGCAATACGTCGGCCAGCGCGTGATGGCCGATCTCCGCGTCCAGATGTTCGAACACCTCCAGGCGCTCTCGGCGGGGTTCTTCACGCGGGAGCCGGTAGGCCGGCTGGTCACACGCGTCACCAACGACGTGGACGCGCTCAACGAGCTGATCACGTCGGGCGTCGTCGCGATCTTCGGAGACATCGCGACGCTGGTGGGCATCACGGTCGTCATGCTGTGGATGAACTGGCGGTTGGCGCTGGCGGCGTTTACGGTGTTGCCGCTGGTCTATGCGGTGACCGATCGGTTCCGCCTCCGGTCGCGGGGCGCCTACCGAGCGGTGCGGACGCGCTTGGCCCGCCTGAACGCGTTCCTGGCCGAGCACCTGATGGGCATGACCGTGACCCAGTTGTTCAACCAGGAGCGCCGCAGCCGGCGGCGCTTCGGCGAGCTCAACACGAGTCTGCTGGACGCCAACCTCGACTCGACCTGGAACTTCTCCCAGTTCTACCCGGCGATCCAGTTGCTCGGTGCGGTGGGCGTCGCGGTCCTCCTCTGGTACGGCGGCGGCCAGGTCGTCCGTCACGTGACTACGCTCGGCGTGCTGGTCGCGACGATCCAGTACGCAGAGCGGTTCTTCGATCCGCTCCGGGACCTCTCGGACAAGTTCAACATCCTGCAGGCGGCGATGGCCTCGTCCGAGCGGATCTTCCGCGTGTTGGACGAGCCGGTCACCGTCCAGGACCCGCCGCGACCGGTGGCGTTGCCCACGGTGCGGGGACGGATCGAATTCCGGGACGTGTGGTTCGCATACGAGAACGACGAGACGTGGGCGCTGCGGGGCATCTCGTTCACGGTCGAACCGGGGCAGGCCGTCGCCCTCGTCGGTCACACCGGTGCCGGCAAAACGTCGATCCTGAACCTGCTGACGCGCTTCTACGATCCGCAGCGCGGTCGCGTGCTGGTCGACGGCGTGGACGTCCGGGACGTCAGCCAGCGGGACCTGCGGCGGCACATCGGGTTGGTGCTGCAAGACGTGTTCTTGTTCGCCGGCACGGTCGAGAGCAACATTCGTCTCGGCAACCCCGACCTCACCACCGAGGACGTCCGCCGCGCCGCCGAGCGCGTCGGCGCCGATCGCTTCATCGAGGCGCTGCCGGGCGGGTACGCCGCTGAACTGCGCGAGCGCGGCGCCGGACTGTCGGTCGGCCAGAAGCAGTTGATCGCGTTCGCGCGGGCGCTTGCCGCAAACCCCGAGATCCTGCTCGTCCTCGACGAGGCGACGAGCAGCGTCGACACCCAGACGGAGGCGCTGATCCGGCACGCGATGGCCACCGTCCTCCGCGGGCGAACGTCGATCACGATCGCGCACCGCCTCTCGACGATCCAGCACGCCGACCGGATCCTGGTGTTGCATCGGGGTCGGATCGCCGAGGAGGGTCGGCACCACGACCTGCTGCGCCGCAACGGGATCTACGCGAAGTTGTACCGCCTCCAATTCGAAGAGCAGGAGCGGGGCGCCGCGGGTTGA
- a CDS encoding Gfo/Idh/MocA family oxidoreductase, protein MGRVLGVGVIGYAGVAKAHLTALRRHGEVFADAPAGLRLVAIAGRRDREVANAAAQFGAARWTPHWEQLVEDPEVDLVVNAAPNDLHAAPSLAALRAGKAVLCEKPLGRTASEAETMARAARDAGPPAVCGFNYRFVPAVLLARRLIAEGGVGRVYHFRCRYSDDSLVDPSSPFGWRHDQAAAGSGVTGDLASHAVDLAHFLVGPVVAVTATLRTYVPERPADGATARVTVEDAIAATIELEHGAIGTLEASGMCPGRKNLLTFEVNGERGTLVFDLERLNELRVYHGDSAARGLADVLVTERDHPYGGRWWPPGHTLGWEHAFTHQLDALARLIAGVPTEPVAATFADGWACARVCDALLDAATSGRRVAVPAAGSVQTPPSGRSS, encoded by the coding sequence GTGGGGCGCGTTCTCGGGGTGGGCGTCATCGGCTACGCGGGCGTGGCCAAGGCGCATCTCACTGCGCTCCGGCGCCACGGCGAGGTTTTCGCCGACGCGCCCGCCGGGCTTCGGCTCGTGGCGATCGCCGGACGGCGCGATCGCGAGGTAGCCAACGCCGCGGCCCAGTTTGGCGCCGCGCGCTGGACACCGCATTGGGAACAGCTCGTCGAGGATCCCGAGGTGGACCTGGTGGTGAACGCCGCGCCGAATGACCTGCACGCGGCTCCGAGCCTCGCCGCCCTCCGCGCCGGGAAAGCCGTCCTGTGCGAGAAACCGCTCGGGCGCACCGCCTCGGAGGCCGAGACGATGGCGCGGGCGGCCCGCGACGCGGGGCCCCCCGCCGTGTGCGGATTCAACTACCGGTTCGTGCCCGCGGTCCTCCTGGCACGTCGACTGATCGCGGAAGGCGGGGTCGGCCGCGTGTACCACTTCCGTTGTCGATACAGCGACGATTCCCTCGTGGATCCATCGTCGCCGTTCGGGTGGCGGCACGACCAGGCCGCCGCCGGGAGCGGAGTCACGGGCGACCTCGCCTCCCACGCCGTGGATCTCGCGCATTTTCTCGTCGGGCCCGTTGTCGCGGTGACCGCGACGCTGCGCACGTACGTCCCGGAGCGTCCGGCGGACGGTGCGACGGCGCGCGTGACCGTGGAGGACGCGATCGCGGCGACGATCGAGCTCGAGCACGGCGCGATCGGCACGCTCGAAGCCAGTGGGATGTGCCCGGGCCGCAAGAACCTCCTGACGTTCGAGGTGAACGGCGAACGCGGCACGCTCGTGTTCGATCTCGAGCGCCTGAACGAGCTCCGCGTCTACCACGGCGACAGCGCGGCGCGGGGACTCGCCGACGTGCTCGTCACAGAACGCGACCATCCCTACGGCGGCCGCTGGTGGCCGCCGGGGCACACCCTCGGGTGGGAGCACGCATTCACTCATCAACTCGACGCGCTCGCCCGCCTCATCGCCGGCGTCCCGACGGAACCCGTCGCGGCGACATTTGCAGACGGGTGGGCGTGCGCGCGAGTGTGCGACGCGCTCCTCGACGCCGCGACATCGGGACGGCGGGTCGCCGTCCCCGCGGCAGGCTCGGTGCAGACTCCACCGTCTGGGAGGTCGTCATGA
- a CDS encoding ABC transporter ATP-binding protein, translating into MRSQRFWQYVQRYRRAYLIGYAASAVAVAMAQLSPWVLRAAIDAIQRGQAGGRLAELAGALMLLALAEAAMTYVMRTQILAAAYRVESDLRHDYFAHLQRMSLRFFQRTPVGDLMARAVNDIRAVQRLAGVGLMRSVQTTIMLVASVAFMLSLSVRLTLSMLLVLPLITLLFLGLGREIHRRFDQVQAQFASLSTRAQENFSGIRVVKAFAQEAAESARFKTEVDAVVRVNMRLARVQGVLWPAIGLIVGLASVILLWQGGALVVRGPLTLGQLVQFSYYLARLSFPMVALGWITNLWQQGRASMLRLDEIFRITPEVRDPADPIELAAPRGEIEFRHVTVAFDGAPVLHDVSLRIPEGRTVAIVGATGSGKSTLVGLVPRLYDPVRGEVLVDGHDVRTLSLASLRRAIALVPQEAFLFSDTLHENISLGRDDAGASNEERAPGLVAAAGAVSQLTADVEGFPLKYATVVGERGVTLSGGQRQRAALARAVIRDPRILILDDALSSVDTDTERRILEQLRAVMASRTSLIIAHRVSTIRDADWIVVLRDGRIAEQGTHDTLLAAGGLYATLYEQQLLREELEAADPEANEPGAPPHAAEIPRP; encoded by the coding sequence ATGCGCAGTCAACGCTTCTGGCAGTACGTGCAACGATACCGGCGGGCCTACCTGATTGGGTATGCGGCCTCGGCCGTCGCCGTGGCCATGGCCCAGTTGTCGCCCTGGGTCCTGCGCGCGGCGATCGACGCGATCCAGCGGGGGCAAGCAGGCGGGCGCCTCGCCGAGCTCGCCGGGGCGTTGATGCTGCTCGCGCTCGCGGAGGCGGCGATGACCTACGTCATGCGCACGCAGATCCTGGCCGCGGCGTACCGCGTCGAGTCCGACCTGCGCCACGACTACTTCGCGCACCTCCAGCGGATGTCGCTGCGGTTCTTCCAGCGCACCCCGGTCGGCGACCTGATGGCTCGGGCCGTCAACGACATCCGGGCGGTCCAACGCCTCGCGGGCGTCGGGCTGATGCGGTCGGTGCAGACGACGATCATGCTGGTCGCGTCGGTCGCGTTCATGCTGTCGCTGAGCGTCCGCCTCACGTTGTCGATGCTCCTGGTGCTCCCGCTGATCACGCTCTTGTTCCTCGGGCTCGGCCGGGAGATCCACCGGCGGTTCGACCAGGTGCAGGCGCAGTTCGCGTCGCTGTCGACGCGCGCGCAGGAGAACTTCAGCGGCATCCGCGTGGTCAAGGCGTTTGCGCAGGAGGCCGCGGAAAGCGCCCGCTTCAAGACGGAGGTCGACGCCGTCGTCCGCGTGAACATGCGGTTGGCCAGGGTGCAGGGCGTGTTATGGCCAGCGATCGGCCTGATCGTGGGACTCGCCTCGGTGATTCTGCTGTGGCAGGGCGGCGCGCTCGTCGTCCGCGGGCCGTTGACGCTCGGGCAGTTGGTCCAGTTCTCGTACTATCTCGCGCGGCTGAGCTTTCCCATGGTCGCGCTCGGCTGGATCACGAACCTGTGGCAGCAGGGGCGCGCGTCGATGCTCCGCTTGGACGAGATCTTTCGCATCACCCCGGAGGTCCGCGACCCGGCCGATCCCATCGAGCTGGCGGCCCCGCGCGGCGAGATCGAGTTCCGTCACGTGACCGTCGCGTTTGACGGGGCGCCGGTGCTGCACGACGTGTCCCTGCGCATCCCCGAGGGTCGCACCGTCGCGATCGTCGGCGCCACCGGGTCGGGCAAGAGCACCCTCGTCGGGCTGGTGCCGCGGCTGTACGATCCCGTGCGGGGCGAGGTGCTCGTGGACGGCCATGACGTGCGCACCCTCTCCCTCGCGTCCCTGCGCCGCGCGATCGCCCTCGTGCCGCAGGAGGCGTTTCTGTTCTCCGACACGCTGCACGAGAACATCAGCCTCGGCCGTGACGACGCCGGCGCCTCGAACGAGGAGCGTGCGCCCGGCCTCGTAGCCGCGGCCGGGGCGGTGTCGCAGCTCACCGCGGATGTCGAAGGGTTCCCCCTCAAGTACGCCACGGTCGTGGGCGAGCGCGGCGTGACTCTCTCCGGCGGGCAGCGCCAACGCGCGGCGCTTGCTCGTGCGGTCATCCGGGACCCACGCATCCTGATCCTCGACGACGCGCTGAGCAGCGTGGACACCGACACCGAACGGCGCATTCTCGAACAGCTGCGCGCCGTGATGGCGTCCCGGACATCCCTCATCATCGCCCATCGCGTCTCCACGATCCGCGACGCCGACTGGATCGTCGTGCTCCGCGACGGGCGGATCGCCGAGCAGGGCACCCACGACACGTTGCTCGCCGCGGGCGGCCTCTACGCGACGCTCTACGAACAGCAGCTGCTGCGGGAGGAGCTCGAAGCGGCAGACCCTGAGGCGAACGAGCCCGGGGCGCCGCCCCACGCGGCGGAGATCCCTCGGCCATGA
- a CDS encoding aminotransferase class I/II-fold pyridoxal phosphate-dependent enzyme, translated as MRRHAGESLAIEGGTPIRTTPLLPGYPGGLLIGDEEKAAVMEVLDSQSLFRHYGPRPLGRVTQFEHAFAKAMGTRYTVAVTSGTAALITGLSALGVGPGDEVIVPTYTWVATINAVVAVGAVPVFADIDESLTMDPTAAAAAVTPRTAALLPVHMRGAGADMDPLLDLARRHHLRILEDAAQAVGGRYRGRRLGTLGDIGAFSLQYHKVITTGEGGVVATADPTLYERAFRYHDQGSMRIEELDETIPAGNPLMIGVNYRMNEITGAIGLVQLRRIEWIIEQMRAHKAMILDGLTGTPGVSVRPLPDAAGDTGATLMFFLPTADDARRFSKALGAEGIQNGVAWDSGQHVYYHFDQIIKRRMFAKRPCAWDCPHYQGQARLEKGMFPRSDDLLKRTIHIDLHPLFTERDNADIVRGIRKVASALA; from the coding sequence ATGAGGCGGCACGCTGGAGAATCTCTTGCCATCGAGGGCGGTACGCCGATCCGCACCACCCCGCTCCTCCCGGGCTACCCGGGCGGTCTCCTGATCGGCGACGAGGAGAAAGCGGCCGTGATGGAGGTGCTGGACAGCCAGAGCCTGTTCCGCCACTACGGACCCCGGCCGCTCGGACGCGTCACGCAGTTCGAGCATGCATTCGCCAAGGCGATGGGCACGCGGTACACCGTCGCCGTCACGTCGGGCACCGCGGCCCTGATCACGGGACTCTCCGCGCTCGGTGTGGGACCGGGCGACGAGGTGATCGTCCCGACCTACACCTGGGTGGCCACGATCAACGCGGTCGTTGCCGTCGGCGCCGTGCCAGTGTTCGCGGACATCGACGAGTCGCTGACGATGGACCCGACTGCCGCCGCGGCGGCGGTCACGCCGCGCACGGCGGCGCTCCTGCCCGTGCACATGCGCGGCGCCGGGGCGGACATGGACCCGCTGCTGGACCTCGCGCGGCGACATCACCTCCGCATCCTCGAGGACGCGGCCCAGGCCGTCGGCGGCCGGTATCGGGGGCGTCGCCTCGGCACGCTCGGCGACATCGGCGCGTTCAGCCTCCAGTACCACAAGGTCATCACGACGGGGGAAGGCGGCGTGGTGGCGACCGCCGACCCGACCCTGTACGAACGCGCGTTCCGCTACCACGATCAGGGCTCGATGAGGATCGAGGAGTTGGATGAAACGATCCCGGCCGGCAACCCGCTCATGATCGGCGTCAACTACCGGATGAATGAGATCACCGGGGCGATCGGCCTCGTGCAGCTTCGCCGGATCGAATGGATCATCGAGCAGATGCGCGCGCACAAGGCGATGATCCTCGACGGGTTGACCGGCACGCCTGGGGTGTCGGTGCGGCCCCTGCCAGACGCGGCGGGTGACACCGGGGCGACCTTGATGTTCTTCTTGCCGACCGCGGACGACGCGCGGCGCTTCAGCAAGGCGCTCGGCGCCGAAGGAATCCAAAACGGCGTGGCGTGGGACAGCGGTCAGCACGTGTACTACCACTTCGACCAGATCATCAAGCGCCGAATGTTCGCGAAGCGGCCCTGCGCCTGGGACTGTCCGCACTACCAGGGACAGGCGCGGCTCGAGAAGGGAATGTTTCCGAGGTCGGATGACCTGCTCAAGCGGACGATCCACATCGATCTCCACCCCCTGTTCACCGAGCGTGACAACGCCGACATCGTCCGCGGCATTCGCAAGGTCGCATCCGCGCTCGCCTAG
- a CDS encoding O-methyltransferase has translation MTRSLDARTVSAYLEGILPPRHEVLQEMEARAGASRFPIVGPAVGHLLYLLTRLGGARRIFEMGSGFGYSTAWFAMGVRDNGGGEVHHVVWDEALSNDARGYLERLGLDGVVRFHVGEAVAELRQADGPFDIIFNDIDKDGYPASLPVIKPRLAPGGLMIVDNMVWHGAVMDAAATDADTEGVRTLTRAVFADPEFFGVIVPLRDGVLLARRR, from the coding sequence ATGACCCGCTCGCTCGATGCACGCACGGTGTCCGCCTACCTCGAAGGCATCCTGCCGCCGCGCCACGAGGTGCTCCAGGAGATGGAAGCGCGCGCCGGCGCAAGCCGCTTCCCGATCGTCGGCCCGGCGGTTGGACACCTGCTCTATCTGCTGACCCGCCTCGGGGGCGCCCGCCGGATCTTCGAGATGGGCTCGGGGTTCGGATACTCCACGGCCTGGTTCGCGATGGGCGTGCGGGACAACGGCGGCGGCGAGGTGCACCACGTCGTCTGGGACGAGGCGCTGTCCAATGACGCGCGCGGATACCTCGAACGCCTCGGGCTCGACGGGGTGGTCCGGTTCCACGTCGGCGAGGCGGTGGCGGAACTGCGGCAGGCGGACGGACCGTTCGACATCATCTTCAACGACATCGACAAGGACGGCTATCCGGCGTCGCTCCCGGTGATCAAACCACGCCTGGCGCCGGGGGGCCTCATGATCGTCGACAACATGGTGTGGCACGGCGCGGTGATGGACGCGGCCGCGACGGACGCGGACACGGAGGGCGTCCGCACGCTGACGCGGGCCGTGTTCGCCGATCCGGAGTTCTTCGGCGTGATCGTGCCGCTCAGAGACGGCGTGCTGCTCGCGCGCAGGCGGTAG
- a CDS encoding ABC transporter substrate-binding protein yields the protein MRVRWAVVLLIVASLVVPLSPVRAAGPSSSLVVVAGMWSPPNNFNPINTDSSYGFFGIRFIFDTLVAARLENNKLVFSPDLAQRWTVSPDRQTFTFTLNPKAMWHDGKPVTADDVVYTVMTISDPKTETNRGADIAQIAGLDVHGKRAPGVAIGIRAVNDRTVEVKTRVPVDPQMFLELFGYNVYILPKHVLADTPPDQLSKSQFFQHPTVGDGPFKFAQYRTDEYIELAANDAYHLGVPKVRRVFIRIIPPASMVAQLQRGDLDVTAGFGIGEVPIEDWDTVKTMPNVHAASFPAPGYQYMLFNFQKSYLQDKRVRQAMAEGINRQLMVSQLLRGEGMIADGPIPPANPYFNKAVKPWPYDVAKAKALLQEAGWDANRTLLLRVPVGNTIRERSADIIKENLAAVGIKTDIQKSDFPTLIAAAKRGDYDLMLIGWAGPTDPDVSSQYRTAGQYNFSFLSMPDMDKLLDAGAAASDPAKRKQIYDQFQVMFADQLPVLVLYYPNARTAISARMQNVLADPDGVYNFYSFRWGAGGVR from the coding sequence ATGCGCGTTCGCTGGGCGGTTGTGCTCCTGATCGTCGCGAGCCTGGTCGTGCCTCTGTCGCCCGTCCGGGCGGCGGGACCGAGCTCATCGCTCGTCGTTGTCGCGGGGATGTGGAGCCCGCCGAACAACTTCAACCCGATCAACACCGACAGCTCCTACGGCTTCTTCGGCATCCGGTTCATATTCGATACGTTGGTCGCCGCGCGTCTCGAGAACAACAAGCTGGTGTTCTCCCCGGACCTGGCGCAGCGGTGGACGGTGTCGCCCGACCGGCAGACGTTTACGTTCACCCTCAATCCCAAGGCGATGTGGCACGACGGTAAGCCGGTCACGGCGGATGACGTCGTGTACACGGTGATGACGATCAGCGACCCCAAAACCGAGACGAACCGAGGCGCCGACATCGCGCAGATCGCTGGTCTCGACGTCCACGGCAAACGCGCGCCGGGGGTGGCGATCGGGATCCGGGCCGTCAACGACCGCACGGTCGAGGTCAAAACCCGCGTGCCGGTAGACCCGCAGATGTTCCTCGAACTGTTCGGGTACAACGTGTACATTCTGCCGAAGCACGTGCTGGCGGACACGCCGCCGGACCAGTTGTCGAAGTCGCAGTTCTTCCAGCACCCGACCGTTGGGGACGGGCCGTTCAAGTTCGCACAGTACCGAACCGACGAGTACATTGAGCTCGCCGCGAACGACGCGTACCACCTGGGCGTGCCGAAGGTCCGGCGTGTGTTCATCCGGATCATCCCGCCCGCGTCGATGGTCGCTCAGCTCCAGCGCGGCGACCTGGACGTGACCGCGGGGTTCGGGATCGGCGAGGTGCCGATCGAAGACTGGGATACGGTGAAGACGATGCCGAACGTGCACGCGGCCTCGTTCCCGGCGCCCGGCTATCAGTACATGCTGTTCAATTTCCAGAAGTCCTATCTGCAAGACAAGCGAGTGCGGCAAGCGATGGCGGAGGGGATCAACCGCCAGTTGATGGTGTCCCAATTGTTGCGCGGGGAGGGCATGATCGCGGACGGTCCGATCCCGCCGGCGAACCCGTACTTTAACAAGGCCGTGAAGCCGTGGCCGTACGACGTGGCGAAGGCGAAGGCGCTGCTGCAGGAGGCCGGGTGGGATGCGAACCGGACCTTGTTGCTGCGGGTGCCCGTGGGCAACACGATCCGCGAGCGGTCGGCGGATATCATCAAGGAGAACCTCGCCGCCGTGGGGATCAAGACGGACATCCAGAAGTCCGACTTTCCGACGTTGATCGCCGCGGCGAAGAGGGGCGACTACGACCTGATGTTGATCGGGTGGGCGGGGCCGACCGACCCGGACGTTTCGTCGCAGTACCGCACCGCCGGACAGTACAATTTCTCGTTCCTGTCGATGCCGGACATGGACAAGCTGCTGGACGCGGGCGCGGCGGCGTCCGATCCGGCGAAGCGCAAGCAGATCTATGATCAGTTCCAGGTGATGTTCGCGGACCAGCTCCCGGTCCTGGTGTTGTACTACCCCAACGCGCGGACGGCGATCTCGGCCAGGATGCAGAACGTTCTGGCCGATCCGGACGGCGTGTACAACTTCTACTCGTTCCGCTGGGGTGCCGGTGGGGTGCGGTAG
- the opp4C gene encoding oligopeptide ABC transporter permease — MRRPPRRARQPRDGAGAATGRAVSTAAPAVAVVRAPRSTSFWAIAGRRFLRHRLAVVGLIALAAVGGLAVFAPLLAPHGPTTIDPTQFQAPPSGTHPLGTDSVGRDVLSRLLYAGRVSLTVGLLAVAIYVVLGTVVGALAGYHGGAVDTVLSRLTDVVLSFPPLIIILFAVSIFGRPSLANIIIVLGALGWPIVSRLVRGQFLGLRGLEFVQAARATGGSDARVVAHHLLPNAMAPVLVAATFGTANAILTEASLSFLGLGVQPPTPSWGNMLTDAQSLTVLERMPWLWVPPGIMILIAVLAINFVGDGLRDALDPSLRL, encoded by the coding sequence ATGCGCAGGCCGCCCCGGCGGGCGAGGCAACCGCGCGACGGCGCCGGCGCGGCGACGGGACGGGCGGTGTCCACGGCCGCGCCGGCGGTCGCGGTCGTGCGGGCGCCCCGGTCCACGTCCTTCTGGGCGATCGCCGGGCGGCGGTTCCTGCGGCACCGGCTGGCGGTCGTCGGCCTGATCGCGCTCGCGGCGGTGGGCGGGCTTGCGGTATTTGCGCCGCTGCTCGCGCCGCACGGCCCGACGACGATCGATCCGACGCAGTTTCAGGCGCCGCCGTCCGGCACGCACCCGTTGGGAACAGACAGCGTGGGCCGCGATGTCCTGAGCCGGTTGCTCTACGCCGGCCGCGTGTCCCTGACCGTGGGCCTGCTCGCGGTCGCGATCTATGTCGTGCTCGGCACCGTGGTCGGCGCCCTCGCCGGATATCACGGCGGGGCCGTGGACACCGTGCTCAGCCGCCTGACCGATGTGGTGCTGTCGTTTCCGCCGCTCATCATCATCCTGTTCGCCGTCAGTATCTTCGGCCGGCCGAGCCTCGCGAACATCATCATCGTGCTCGGCGCCCTCGGCTGGCCCATCGTCAGCCGGCTCGTCCGCGGCCAGTTCCTCGGATTGCGCGGCCTGGAGTTCGTGCAGGCCGCGCGGGCCACGGGAGGATCCGACGCGCGCGTCGTCGCCCACCACTTGCTGCCGAACGCGATGGCGCCCGTGCTCGTCGCCGCCACGTTCGGCACGGCCAACGCGATCCTGACCGAGGCGTCGCTGTCCTTTCTCGGGCTGGGCGTGCAGCCGCCGACGCCGTCGTGGGGGAACATGTTGACGGACGCACAGTCGTTGACGGTCCTCGAGCGAATGCCGTGGCTGTGGGTGCCGCCGGGGATCATGATTCTGATCGCGGTCCTCGCGATCAACTTCGTCGGCGACGGCCTGCGCGACGCCTTGGATCCGAGCCTGCGATTGTAA
- a CDS encoding ABC transporter permease: MARYLVRRLLITIPVLLGVTAMSYLIISLTPGDPVQALIDPSMSAADVQIKRHALGLDQPIYVRYVKWLGEMAHGNLGYSFSSGAPVAGRIAERLEPTLTLTLSALVLSYLVAVPAGVLAATRRYTWIDYSATLLAFLGISLPTFFLGLIGIYIFALRLRWLPTGGTMTLGGGGFLDGVTHLILPAVVLAAAGAGALTRYVRSSMLEVLGQEFVRTARAKGLGEGVVLRRHALRNALLPVVTLAGLQLPALLAGAVITEQIFEWPGMGRLTIEAINQRDYPVLMGITLAAAVLVVVGNLLADVTYSFVDPRIRYD; encoded by the coding sequence ATGGCGCGCTATCTCGTCCGACGGTTGCTGATCACGATCCCGGTGCTGCTCGGGGTCACCGCGATGAGCTACCTGATCATCTCGCTGACGCCCGGCGATCCGGTGCAGGCGTTGATCGATCCGAGCATGAGCGCGGCCGACGTGCAGATCAAGCGCCACGCGCTCGGGTTGGACCAGCCCATCTACGTGCGCTACGTCAAGTGGCTCGGGGAGATGGCGCACGGCAACCTGGGGTACTCGTTTTCAAGCGGCGCGCCGGTCGCCGGTCGGATCGCGGAGCGTCTCGAGCCGACGCTCACGCTGACGCTCAGCGCGCTCGTGCTCTCCTACCTCGTGGCCGTGCCGGCGGGCGTGCTGGCGGCGACGCGCCGGTACACGTGGATCGACTACAGCGCGACGCTGCTCGCGTTTCTCGGCATCAGCCTGCCGACGTTCTTCCTCGGGCTGATCGGAATCTACATCTTCGCCCTGCGCCTGCGATGGCTCCCCACCGGCGGCACGATGACGCTCGGCGGCGGGGGGTTCCTGGACGGGGTCACGCACCTGATCCTGCCCGCGGTCGTGCTCGCCGCGGCCGGCGCCGGCGCGCTGACCCGGTACGTCCGGTCCAGCATGCTCGAGGTGCTCGGGCAGGAGTTCGTGCGTACCGCGCGCGCGAAGGGATTGGGGGAGGGCGTCGTGCTCCGCCGCCACGCGCTCCGCAACGCCCTGCTCCCGGTGGTGACGCTCGCCGGGCTGCAGCTCCCGGCGCTGCTCGCAGGAGCCGTCATCACGGAACAGATCTTCGAATGGCCCGGGATGGGGCGCCTCACGATCGAGGCGATCAACCAGCGCGACTACCCGGTACTGATGGGCATCACGCTCGCCGCGGCGGTGCTCGTCGTCGTCGGCAACCTGCTGGCCGACGTCACTTACTCGTTCGTCGATCCCAGGATCCGGTACGACTGA